In the Burkholderia multivorans ATCC BAA-247 genome, ATGTCGGCGCGCAGTGTCGCGCGTCAGCGTTTCAGTTCGGCGACGAAGTCGTAGTAGTCGTCGCGGCAATACGTTTCGGTCACTTCGATCGCGCGCTGGTCGGCACCGTAGCCGATACGCGTGATCACGAGCAGCGCGGCGCCCGGCTTCACGGCCATCCACTTCGCGATCTCGCGCGTCGCGTTGACCGCGCGAAAGTGCTGCAGCGCGCGCACCACGTTCATGCCGCGCGCTTCGAGGTATTCGTACAGCGACGCGCCGAGCGCGAGCGGATCGGGCACGACCGCGGCCGGCAGCGTCGAATGCTCGACGGCCATCACGATGCCGTCCGCGCGGCGCAGCCGTTCGAGCCGCGCGACCGTCGCGCCCGGCGCGAGACCGAGATGCGTGAGCTCCGCGCGCGTCGCCGCGCGCAGCCGGCGCTCGAGCCAGACCGAATCGGGCATGAAGCCGCGCTGGCGCATCTTCGCGGTGAAGCCGACGAGCCGCGACAGCGGATCGGCGACGCGCGGCGTGATGAAGCTGCCCGCGCCGCGCGAGCGCCTGATGAGGCCCTGCTCGACCAGCAGCGCGAGCGCACGTCGCGCCGTGATCCGCGAGACGCCGACCGACGCCGACAGCGCGCGCTCCGACGGCAGCGCCTCGCCGGCCCGCCAGGTGCCGCCGTGAATCGCGCCGGCCAGCTTGCGGGCGAGCTGCAGATAGAGCGGCGTATCGCTGAGCGGATCGGGCGCCAGTTCGGACCAGCCGGTTTCCATGTGCCTCCGGGTGTCGGACGACGACCGCGAGCCGTCGAAAGTGAACGCATTATATAACCACCATAATACCAGTCAACGAACTGGTATTAGCGCGTCGAAAATCGCCGGGAGCCTTGCCCGGCAAGCGGTTTAGTTGGCGCAAAGCCTTTGTTTACAACGCGATTCTGGATAGGGATTTACCCGGACCGGTCTGCCTGCGCGCGCATTCCGGGGGCTCGAACGACACGTTTAGGCCGCAAGAAACGGGACCAGAATAGAACCAGTTCGCGAAACTGGTATGCACCGGCGACGCGTGCCGGCGGGCGGCCGGCTCGGTGCCTCACTGGAACTCGCGCGTCGTCGTGCGCAGGCCGCCGAGCAGCGGAGTGAGGTCCTCGAAATGCTGCGCGACGAGGTGCCTCACGTCGCTGACGACCTGCCAGACGCCCGACGCGGCGAGCAAGCGCGAATCGAGCGTTTCGCGGCGTTGCCGCGCGAGCAGCTCGGGGCGCACGATCACGTTCACGCAGCCCGTTTCGTCCTCGAGCGTCATGAACAGCACGCCTTTCGCGGTGCCCGGCATCTGCCGCGCGATCACGATGCCGCATGCGCGCGCGAGCCGGCCGTCCGGACGATCGCGCAGCTCGGCCGCGGACGACAGCCGCCGCGCGCGCAGCGCGGGCCGCAGCAGCGCGACCGGATGACGGTTCAGCGTGAGGCCGGTCGTGTCGTAGTCGGCGAGAATCTCGTCGGCTTCCGACGGCGCGCCGAGCGCCGGCCGCTCCGCTTCGTCGATCGGCGCGGCCGCGAGCAGATCGCGATCCGGCGCCGCGGCGACGGCCTGCCACAATGCGTCGCGGCGGTGGCCGGCGAGCGTCGCAAGCGCGTTCGCGGCAGCCAGCGCTTCGAGGTCGCGACGCTCGAGCTGGGCGCGGCGCGCGAGCGCATCGACGTTCTCGAACGGGCCGGCCGCGCGCGCGGCTTCGATGCGCCGCGCGGCGGCCTCGCCGAAGCCGCGCACGAGCGACAGCCCGAG is a window encoding:
- a CDS encoding GntR family transcriptional regulator, giving the protein METGWSELAPDPLSDTPLYLQLARKLAGAIHGGTWRAGEALPSERALSASVGVSRITARRALALLVEQGLIRRSRGAGSFITPRVADPLSRLVGFTAKMRQRGFMPDSVWLERRLRAATRAELTHLGLAPGATVARLERLRRADGIVMAVEHSTLPAAVVPDPLALGASLYEYLEARGMNVVRALQHFRAVNATREIAKWMAVKPGAALLVITRIGYGADQRAIEVTETYCRDDYYDFVAELKR